In a genomic window of Telopea speciosissima isolate NSW1024214 ecotype Mountain lineage chromosome 5, Tspe_v1, whole genome shotgun sequence:
- the LOC122660993 gene encoding pathogenesis-related protein 5-like, with product MARVSSSVSLVSLLILLFISGISGVSFTLRNNCGYTVWPGILSGAGTAPLSTTGFVLQTGESNSLSVPVGWSGRLWGRTLCSQDSTGQFSCVTGDCGSGKIECAGGATPPATLAEFTLNGGGGLDFYDVSLVDGYNLPMLVEPQNGSGGNCSVTGCVVDLNSACPSELKVTSTESSGSVACKSACEAFGDPQYCCSGAYGNPNTCKPSSYSQFFKNACPHAYSYAYDDGTSTFTCANANYLISFCPSSASGTSRTSSEGKNPQAADVPPVNDTTMIYLGGPYFSGASSSLSRGSGSGRRLIIAVAVFAAIGRLWLLF from the exons ATGGCCAGAGTTTCCTCCTCTGTCTCTCTTGTTTCCTTGCTTATTCTTTTATTCATCTCAG GGATTTCTGGGGTATCATTCACTCTAAGAAACAATTGCGGATACACAGTATGGCCAGGGATTCTCTCTGGAGCTGGAACGGCACCCCTTTCTACCACAGGTTTCGTACTTCAAACAGGCGAGTCAAATTCACTCTCCGTACCGGTTGGGTGGTCCGGCCGGTTATGGGGTCGGACCCTATGTAGCCAAGATTCCACTGGTCAGTTCTCATGTGTCACCGGTGATTGTGGGTCAGGGAAGATAGAATGCGCTGGAGGTGCTACACCACCTGCTACTCTCGCCGAGTTCACGCTTAACGGCGGAGGTGGGCTTGACTTCTATGACGTCAGTTTGGTGGACGGTTACAACCTGCCCATGCTAGTAGAACCCCAAAACGGTTCCGGTGGAAATTGCAGCGTAACAGGGTGCGTGGTGGACCTTAACAGCGCGTGCCCATCGGAGCTCAAGGTCACCAGCACAGAGAGCAGTGGGAGCGTAGCGTGTAAAAGCGCGTGCGAAGCGTTTGGTGATCCACAGTATTGCTGCAGCGGAGCCTATGGAAACCCAAACACGTGCAAGCCATCTTCATATTCTCAATTCTTTAAGAATGCTTGTCCTCATGCCTACAGCTACGCCTACGATGACGGCACTAGTACCTTCACCTGTGCTAACGCGAATTACCTGATCAGTTTTTGCCCCTCTTCTGCCTCTGGCACCAG CCGTACGTCGTCAGAAGGGAAGAATCCACAGGCGGCAGATGTACCGCCGGTGAATGATACGACGATGATATACCTGGGTGGTCCATACTTTAGCGGAGCGTCATCATCGCTATCAAGGGGAAGTGGAAGTGGAAGAAGATTGATCATCGCCGTCGCTGTTTTTGCAGCAATTGGGCGGTTGTGGCTGCTGTTCTAa